The proteins below come from a single Cryptococcus gattii WM276 chromosome D, complete sequence genomic window:
- a CDS encoding Hypothetical Protein (Similar to TIGR gene model, INSD accession AAW43324.1): protein MMSEACVLPTHPYTPSSPDPTHLRLLAFSVAEAALQSDLNSPSFSLTTDKAPVLPEFSRRLCNWPIKMEGVEEDWKKNRWRGTEDENRAQWKMGHKKMGMKKSALGKIVSESPSSYNLYLPRNSSLAAITSDYDWNDPYERPAIASEKQTKGIRRQRLWSCTRFVSPSSTSPQLDQARPLPDFELSLAAKKYTTRPEHGPDNNNSSAKSDVFLPNQPIDYPPCTNVRLPSLAQIHAKMGSPARQQSVSGMGAVRTDSSESIEILQTPTEEYTSSRIEARLALSTVLSRRPSTPPSPIAMSVVSSPKEKETPRLAPFLRERTNGRISRRPSSMPPMTFPAEHMTSLATFGKNNYTPPKPAVMVTPPKNRYKFEGRGDVPEPIRPPLIQSLSGNTTTSGIDGSSFLQHMISPPSSDWTAVSPTYITSPTGSASSTMSIPRIICTPAPVKVVKDGLEMDSDEEGDVVLFEADTCGSEPGRPSFLQATQEKERVARAAAMKKRLLQRRMSN, encoded by the exons ATGATGTCTGAAGCTTGCGTTCTTCCCACCCATCCGTACACTCCGTCCTCGCCTGATCCCACTCATCTCCGCCTTCTCGCCTTTTCAGTCGCTGAAGCTGCTTTGCAGTCTGATCTCAACTCTCCGTCCTTCTCCCTGACTACGGACAAAGCACCTGTTCTGCCAGAATTCTCGCGTCGCTTATGTAACTGGCCTATCAAGATGGAAGGTGTCGAGGAAGACTGGAAAAAAAATCGATGGCGTGGCACAGAGGATGAAAATCGGGCACAGTGGAAAATGGGTCACAAGAAAATGGGAATGAAGAAAT CTGCTCTTGGAAAGATAGTGTCAGAAAGCCCCTCATCCTACAACTTGTATCTCCCTCGCAACTCGTCTCTGGCAGCGATCACATCTGATTATGACTGGAACGATCCTTACGAGAGACCGGCAATTGCCTCCGAAAAGCAAACGAAAGGGATCAGAAGACAGCGTCTTTGGTCATGTACCCGCTTCGTGAGCCCATCCTCGACTTCACCTCAACTCGATCAGGCGCGCCCACTTCCCGATTTTGAGCTCAGTCTAGCTGCAAAAAAGTACACGACGCGTCCTGAACATGGGCCAGATAACAACAATTCCAGTGCAAAATCTGATGTGTTTCTTCCTAATCAGCCTATCGACTATCCCCCATGTACAAATGTACGTCTTCCGAGTCTTGCTCAAATACACGCCAAGATGGGTTCTCCAGCTCGCCAACAAAGTGTGTCTGGAATGGGCGCCGTCCGTACCGATAGTTCTGAGTCCATTGAGATTCTACAGACTCCGACCGAGGAATATACTTCTTCGCGCATTGAAGCCCGTCTGGCCTTATCCACTGTTCTCAGTCGTCGACCCTCTACTCCTCCGAGCCCAATTGCTATGTCTGTTGTGTCATCACcgaaagagaaggaaacCCCTCGCCTAGCGCCTTTTTTGCGTGAACGCACCAATGGTCGTATATCTCGCCGCCCTTCTTCCATGCCTCCAATGACGTTTCCTGCTGAGCATATGACCTCATTGGCGACATTTGGGAAGAATAATTATACTCCACCAAAGCCCGCAGTGATGGTAACGCCTCCAAAAAATCGATATAAATTTGAAGGTCGAGGCGATGTCCCTGAGCCTATTCGCCCGCCCCTTATTCAGTCTTTATCTGGCAACACCACGACCTCTGGTATTGATGGTTCAAGCTTTCTTCAACACATGATTAGTCCGCCATCCTCTGATTGGACAGCCGTCTCTCCCACGTACATCACTTCCCCCACTGGCAGTGCTAGCTCAACAATGTCTATTCCCAGAATTATATGCACTCCGGCACCTGTCAAAGTCGTGAAGGATGGATTAGAAATGGATTCTGACGAGGAAGGTGACGTTGTACTTTTTGAGGCGGATACGTGCGGCTCCGAACCAGGAAGACCGTCTTTTTTGCAAGCGACGCAGGAAAAAGAGAGGGTGGCACGAGCCGCCGCTATGAAAAAAAGACTATTACAACGGCGAATGTCCAATTGA
- a CDS encoding uncharacterized protein (Similar to SGTC gene model, INSD accession EAL20373.1), producing MIDSMNLALEHKINNPHDSYQKVADLYGVSKSTLYDRHTNVHASITTSAARHLSIVQEEELVKKINEYAERGTLLTPRHVVEFAEAIYGGKLGINWGSRFIQRHHDTIHSRFSSYSELGRLQADTPETRRAFYHLVKEVYDSGLYAPHLIFNMDETAFELSSSRRVRRVAPRTHPRNGQAVPPSNEHITSVACIGIDSAPVPPLIIYQGAHLQESWFNVREEGDDVRQLAITTNSGWINSYVMLKWLEEAFDPFTRDIASGGRQRRLLILDGAEPHTKVDFLEACWARNIVVLLLPAKMSGRFQPLDVDFFNTLKAAYHRQEGVAKGMFWGWHQRAWRETTTSRQIRGAWRKSGLFPLDPVVMGVEEQVLGTPPPQAVAVEPLTPHSLRILRANGRAVRQGKLTSYQSMVKLEKATEQHLARIALLEKELASANAALALERATRGSRRRQRYPEDQLFDPSYQEEHAEELATRKAKEAEARRKRRQTARVGHSRAESNAAHACTPGPSGTS from the exons ATGATCGATTCTATGAACCTCGCACTTGAGCACAAGATAAACAACCCTCATGACAGCTATCAGAAAGTCGCAGATTTATACGGGGTCTCAAAGTCAACCCTCTACGACCGTCACACCAATGTACACGCGTCCATTACGACCTCGGCCGCTCGACATCTCTCTATCgtgcaggaggaggaattGGTCAAAAAGATCAATGAATATGCCGAACGAGGCACCCTCTTGACACCGAGGCATGTCGTCGAATTTGCAGAAGCGATCTACGGTGGAAAATTGGGTATCAATTGGGGCTCGCGATTCATCCAGCGACACCACGATACCATACATTCGCGTTTTTCCTCTTACAGCGAGCTTGGACGTCTACAAGCAGATACTCCAGAGACACGCAGAGCCTTTTATCACCTT GTCAAAGAGGTGTACGATAGTGGTCTTTACGCCCCCCACCTAATTTTCAACATGGACGAGACTGCTTTCGAGCTCTCGAGCTCTCGAAGAGTCCGAAGGGTTGCGCCACGTACCCACCCAAGAAATGGCCAAGCTGTACCACCGTCGAATGAGCACATCACATCGGTGGCTTGCATCGGCATTGACTCTGCGCCGGTTCCTCCCCTCATCATTTATCAAGGCGCACATCTGCAAGAAAGCTGGTTCAATGTACGGGAGGAGGGTGACGACGTACGCCAGCTTGCGATCACCACTAATTCAGGCTGGATCAACAGCTATGTGATGTTAAAATGGCTTGAAGAAGCGTTTGACCCCTTCACACGCGATATCGCCAGTGGCGGCCGGCAACGACGCCTGCTCATCCTCGACGGTGCGGAACCGCATACGAAGGTCGATTTCCTGGAAGCTTGCTGGGCTAGGAACATTgtcgttcttctccttccagcGAAGATGAGCGGCAGGTTCCAACCTCTGGATGTCGACTTCTTTAACACCTTAAAGGCAGCATACCATCGACAAG AGGGGGTGGCCAAGGGGATGTTTTGGGGCTGGCACCAGAGGGCGTGGCGGGAGACGACGACCTCACGCCAAATTCGAGGAGCTTGGAGGAAATCAGGCCTGTTTCCTCTTGATCCCGTCGTCATGGGCGTTGAGGAGCAAGTGCTGGGcactcctcctcctcaggCTGTCGCTGTGGAGCCTCTTACCCCCCACAGTCTCCGCATCCTTCGCGCGAACGGTCGTGCTGTTCGGCAGGGCAAGCTGACCTCGTACCAGTCCATGGTCAAGCTTGAAAAAGCCACTGAGCAGCACTTGGCGAGGATCGCGCTtctggagaaggagctAGCTAGTGCCAATGCGGCCCTAGCGCTTGAAAGGGCTACTCGGGGGAGTAGGAGGAGGCAGAGGTATCCTGAGGATCAACTCTTTGACCCGTCGTATCAGGAAGAGCATGCCGAGGAGCTTGCGACGAGGAAAGCGAAGGAAGCGGAGGCCAGGAGGAAGCGTAGGCAGACTGCTCGTGTCGGACACAGCAGGGCGGAGTCAAACGCCGCCCATGCATGCACGCCGGGCCCTTCGGGCACCTCCTAG
- a CDS encoding Phospholipid-translocating ATPase, putative (Similar to TIGR gene model, INSD accession AAW42850.1) yields MTPSTLQSHGHLSRSSTSTAHLSTRISSPSSFEHQGTDDENLDFFDPMSIDPDLRLRTVKTAHSVLAESIRSEALAEKREKRRRLFRSMKRKASGIGKGTLKRKWPAGDNGKPDSVETEGFNKDAISTGSLPSQPLPISSSEHHSEKTKGKAENRKAEFPRRTVYVNIPLPSSLRNSQGEPVVRYVRNKVRTSKYSLITFIPKNLLEQFRRVANIYFLFLVILQLFSIFGAPNAQIGMLPLLAILGMTAIKDAFEDWRRAKLDNEVNNSATTKLGAWNNVNQPKDPRNFLEKVFGLGPNPNKTSKGVQKLRDREANEGNQIVLESRRAEEQDPLEDLAAGDKESYPLGPMRQVDFSTSLAMDSTSDSLAPEGYGQSFSAAISRSSLPSMMSRKSVGVMDWSRSAPGAAQWERTLWKKLDVGDLVLLRDNEQVPADIIVLSTSNSDALCFVETKNLDGETNLKVRRSLKATSVITSEEDLEHARFVVDSEPPHANLYSYNGVLKYNPTDQFGKQMEEKQEAITINELLLRGCTLRNTKWVIGMVIFTGSDTKIMLNGGETPSKRSKIEKETNFNVMMNFVVLLLLCLITAILHGWYRSLSGTSADWYEPGAEASDNIYVDSVIIFFSCLLIFQNIVPISLYITVEIVKTIQAYFIFQDVEMYYEPYNTPCVPKTWNISDDLGQIEYVFSDKTGTLTQNIMEFKKCSIHGVPFGEGMTEAMMGARKRDGDDISSAMENQEEELQALKEKMLELMTGAMDNRYLRQDKLTLIAPDLVQRLVTPSDPLRSPIIDFFRALAVCHSVLADTPDPSKPFELEYKAESPDEAALVAAARDIGFPFVSKNSHSLEIEVLGNPEKWIPLRMLEFSSSRKRMSVVARDPNGRIVLFCKGADSVIYNRLNVNHDQELKDATLRDLETFANGGLRTLCIAYRDLSEEEFHDWSKKYDTASAATVDREGEIEKACDLVEHSLTILGATALEDKLQEGVPDAIATLHRAGIKLWILTGDKLQTAIEIGYSCNLLTNDMEVMIISADSEDGARQQIEAGLNKIASVVGPPPTSPGGKIMTAGMNPAAEFAVVIDGESLRYALQPALKSLFLSLGTQCAAVICCRVSPSQKALTVRLVKEGCNAMTLAIGDGANDVAMIQEANIGAGLYGLEGSQAAMSADYAFGQFRFLTRLLLVHGRWSYVRVADMHANFFYKNVIFTVSMFWFFIFSSFDATYLFEYTLLLMYNLFFTSLPVGFLGAFDQDVNATAAMVFPQLYKRGIAGLEYTRTRFWLYMFDGLYQSAVIFFIPYFAYGTGESWSSQGRDTNSLWDIGTTVACAGVLSANGYVSINIRYWTIMTWVVNVVSTLLIYIYIPIYSAVTALPYAGEVGVIYPTFSFWAIILFATVIAIGPRWLVRSFKQSYFPQDKDIIREAWVNGQLKRELGIKSRKQRKRQKQDKAEAAKCEETEQGPENMPGSELGTGKDIVQQFQTVHMEGDAFRGLYEPTATHSPRKEAIRSSLMSEEGSPRGMRSYPPASTNYSTNNSSSSRQIQTTAPPPLTIRTSFSSAGQQSSLGQSIASDDHDFRNPLRAFDSYPSPPSIHQIEAEISREVSRLKRTSMDIQSASLYDKEEEPMRMSRAPLFLPKGLEALPRGGDSRGSISNLSEKQSISVMGGSAPAAWKGSSPLSNVDELGRENFSPLRSTFDVDVEHSESLGNRVESQNRRPFDDHSPYAEERSSCVPQAREAFDFTDDSSNQWGKKVSKKDNEWECAGYAI; encoded by the exons ATGACTCCCTCCACTCTTCAATCTCACGGCCACCTCAGCCGGTCGTCGACTTCCACAGCACATCTCTCTACTCGCATttcctccccctcctcttTTGAACATCAAGGTACAGATGATGAGAACCTTGATTTCTTCGATCCTATGTCCATTGACCCCGACTTACGCTTAAGAACTGTGAAGACAGCGCATTCGGTTCTCGCGGAGTCAATCCGGTCGGAAGCCCTTGCTGAAAAAAGGGAGAAGCGGAGGCGGCTATTCAGGTcaatgaagaggaaagcATCCGGTATAGGAAAAGGCACACTGAAGCGCAAGTGGCCTGCTGGTGATAACGGAAAGCCGGATTCTGTGGAAACAGAGGGGTTCAATAAAGATGCTATATCTACAGGATCTCTACCGTCTCAGCCTCTACCAATCAGTTCCTCAGAACACCACTCCGAAAAGACGAAAGGCAAGGCAGAAAACCGAAAAGCTGAATTTCCCCGCCGAACTGTCTACGTTAACATTCCTCTTCCGTCATCCCTTCGCAATTCCCAAGGCGAGCCTGTAGTCAGATATGTACGAAACAAGGTTCGAACATCCAAATATTCCTTGATAACATTCATTCCCAAAAATCTTCTGGAGCAGTTCCGTCGTGTTGCCAACATTTATTTCTTATTTCTCGTGATCCTCCAATTATTTTCAATATTTGGAGCACCCAATGCCCAGATTGGGATGCTACCTCTTTTGGCGATTTTAGGCATGACGGCCATTAAGGATGCCTTCGAGGACTGGAGAAGAGCGAAATTAGATAATGAGGTGAACAATTCGGCAACGACAAAATTGGGGGCTTGGAACAATGTGAATCAGCCAAAGGATCCTAGAAATTTCTTGGAGAAAGTATTTGGGCTGGGGCCTA ACCCGAACAAGACATCAAAAGGTGTCCAAAAGCTCCGAGATCGCGAGGCAAATGAAGGTAACCAAATTGTGCTTGAATCGCGAAGAGCGGAAGAGCAGGACCCATTGGAAGACCTGGCTGCTGGCGACAAAGAATCATATCCTCTGGGTCCAATGCGTCAAGTGGATTTTTCCACAAGCTTGGCTATGGATTCAACTTCCGATTCTTTAGCTCCCGAAGGGTATGGCCAATCGTTTTCGGCTGCGATATCTAGGTCAAGTCTACCTAGCATGATGTCTAGGAAAAGTGTCGGCGTCATGGACTGGAGCAGGTCTGCACCGGGAGCTGCGCAATGGGAGAGGACTCTTTG GAAAAAGCTTGACGTGGGCGACCTTGTTCTTTTGCGCGATAATGAACAAGTGCCGGCCGATATCATTGTCTTATCCACTTCCAATTCGGATGCCCTTTGTTTCGTTGAGACCAAGAACCTTGATGGAGAGACAAACCTCAAAGTTCGGCGTTCTCTAAAAGCTACTTCGGTTATCACTTCAGAAGAGGATCTTGAGCATGCGCGTTTCGTGGTGGATTCTGAGCCGCCCCATGCCAATCTTTATTCTTACAATGGTGTATTGAAATATAATCCCACAGACCAGTTCGGAAAGCAAATGGAAGAAAAGCAAGAAGCAATCACCATCAATGAGTTGCTACTGAGGGGCTGTACGCTAAGGAACACAAAATGGGTGATCGGGATGGTAATCTTTACGGGATCGGATACGAAAATCATGCTCAACGGCGGAGAGACACC ATCCAAGCGAAGTAAAATTGAAAAGGAAACCA ATTT CAATGTTATGATGAACTTCGTTGTTTTGCTACTCTTGTGTCTCATTACGGCCATCCTTC ATGGTTGGTACCGCTCTCTGTCCGGTACCAGTGCCGACTGGTATGAACCGGGTGCAGAGGCTAGCGATAATATATACGTTGACTCCGTCATAATCTTTTT TTCTTGCCTGTTGATTTTTCAGAACATCGTTCCCATATCTCTATATATCACTGTCGAGATTGTTAAAACT ATTCAGGCATATTTCATTTTTCAAGACGTTGAAATGTACTACGAACCTT ACAACACCCCTTGCGTGCCAAAGACCTGGAATATCTCGGATGACTTAGGTCAAATTGAATACGTTTTTTCCGATAAGACTGGCACGCTTACACAGAACATCATGGAGTTCAAGAAATGTTCCATCCACGGCGTGCCTTTCGGTGAAGGTATGACAGAGGCGATGATGGGCGCCCGAAAACGGGATGGGGACGACATTAGCTCAGCTATGGAAAAtcaggaagaagagctcCAAGCACTAAAAGAGAAAATGTTGGAGCTTATGACCGGTGCCATGGACAATCGGTACTTACGCCAAGACAAATTGACACTCATCGCCCCCGATCTCGTTCAACGCCTTGTTACTCCTTCCGATCCTCTACGCTCCCCCATAATTGACTTTTTTCGAGCTCTCGCTGTCTGCCATTCTGTCCTCGCTGACACTCCCGATCCTTCCAAACCCTTCGAGCTTGAGTATAAGGCCGAAAGCCCTGACGAAGCAGCTTTAGTAGCTGCGGCTCGAGATATAGGATTTCCATTTGTCTCAAAGAACAGCCATTCCCTCGAAATAGAAGTTCTAGGGAATCCAGAGAAATGGATTCCTCTCCGCATGCTCGAGTTCAGTTCCAGTCGCAAGAGGATGAGTGTCGTCGCTCGAGACCCAAATGGGAGAATAGTGTTATTCTGCAAAGGCGCAGACAGTGTTATCTACAATAGGCTTAATGTCAACCATGATCAAGAATTAAAAGACGCAACTCTCAGGGATCTCGAAACCTTTGCGAATGGCGGTCTCCGGACGCTTTGTATCGCCTATCGAGATTTgtctgaagaagagttCCATGACTGGTCGAAAAAGTATGACACTGCTAGTGCAGCCACTGTTGACCGAGAAGGAGAGATTGAGAAAGCTTGTGACCTTGTGGAGCACTCACTCACTATCCTTGGGGCGACGGCTCTCGAAGACAAGCTCCAAGAAGGAGTGCCTGATGCCATTGCAACACTCCATCGCGCTGGTATAAAACTATGGATCCTGACAGGTGACAAACTTCAGACAGCTATTGAAATTGGCTACAGCTGTAATCTTCTTACAAACGATATGGAAGTTATGATAATATCGGCCGACTCTGAGGACGGCGCTCGTCAACAAATCGAAGCTGGTCTTAATAAGATTGCTTCCGTAGTTGGTCCACCACCTACATCTCCGGGCGGAAAGATTATGACTGCTGGGATGAACCCCGCGGCTGAGTTCGCAGTTGTCATCGATGGAGAAAGCTTACGATATGCGTTGCAACCTGCCCTGAAAAGTTTATTCTTATCTTTAGGAACCCAATGCGCGGCCGTCATCTGCTGTCGCGTTTCCCCCTCACAGAAAGCATTGACAGTCCGCTTG GTGAAAGAAGGTTGTAATGCTATGACCCTTGCAATCGGAGACGGAGCCAACGATGTTGCAATGATTCAAGAAGCTAATATTGGAGCCGGGCTTTACGGTCTTGAAGGTTCACAAGCGGCAATGTCGGCAGATTATGCGTTTGGACAGTTTAGATTTTTAACCAGATTGCTGTTGGTTCATGGAAGATGGAGTTATGTGCGAGTGGCCGATATGCATGCAAA TTTCTTCTACAAGAATGTTATATTCACTGTCTCGATGTTTTGGTTCTTTATCTTCAGCAG TTTCGATGCCACATATTTGTTTGAGTACACTCTTCTACTCATGTATAACCTCTTTTTTACCTCCCTTCCTGTCGGTTTCCTAGGGGCTTTCGATCAAGACGTCAACGCTACCGCTGCCATGGTTTTTCCGCAGCTTTACAAGCGTGGTATTGCCGGTCTTGAGTATACCCGTACTCGTTTTTGGCTTTACATGTTTGACGGCTTGTATCAATCAGCAGTCATATTTTTCATCCCTTATTTCGCCTATGGAACCGGCGAAAGCTGGTCAAGTCAAGGGAGAGATACAAATTCCCTGTGGGATATCGGTACCACCGTGGCTTGCGCTGGCGTTTTGTCGGCCAACGGCTACGTCAGCATCAATATTCGCTATTGGACAATCATGACTTGGGTAGTCAATGTGGTATCGACGTTGcttatatatatatatattcCGATCTACTCGGCTGTCACAGCACTGCCTTACGCAGGTGAAGTTGGCGTTATATACCCAACATTCAGCTTCTGGGCAATCATTTTGTTCGCCACAGTCATTGCCATTGGTCCGCGATGGCTCGTTCGTTCCTTCAAGCAATCCTATTTCCCGCAAGATAAAGACATTATTCGAGAAGCGTGGGTCAATGGCCAACTTAAGCGAGAATTGGGGATCAAGAGCCGAAAGcaaagaaaaagacaaaaaCAAGATAAAGCAGAGGCGGCCAAGTGTGAAGAAACCGAACAAGGACCAGAAAACATGCCTGGATCGGAGCTAGGGACAGGGAAAGATATCGTGCAGCAATTTCAAACAGTGCATATGGAAGGGGATGCCTTCAGAGGATTATACGAGCCCACAGCCACGCATAGCCCTCGAAAGGAAGCAATTCGCTCATCTCTTATGTCTGAAGAAGGTAGTCCTCGAGGTATGCGCTCGTATCCTCCGGCCTCCACAAACTACAGTACCAACAACAGTTCTTCAAGCCGACAAATTCAAACAACCGCCCCTCCTCCACTTACGATTCGGACTTCTTTCAGCTCCGCTGGACAACAATCGTCTCTCGGACAAAGCATTGCAAGCGATGATCATGACTTTCGAAATCCGTTACGGGCATTTGACTCCTATCCTTCCCCTCCCTCCATTCATCAAATAGAGGCCGAGATCAGCCGAGAAGTCAGCCGACTTAAGCGAACCTCGATGGACATTCAAAGCGCGTCGCTGTACGAtaaagaagaagagccGATGAGGATGTCTCGGGCTCCTTTGTTCTTACCCAAGGGTCTTGAAGCGCTTCCACGGGGCGGTGACTCAAGAGGAAGTATTTCAAATCTGTCGGAAAAACAGAGCATCAGCGTTATGGGAGGGAGTGCGCCTGCAGCATGGAAAGGTAGCAGTCCTCTCTCCAATGTGGACGAGCTTGGCAGGGAAAACTTTTCGCCATTGAGAAGCACGTTTGACGTAGATGTTGAACATAGCGAATCGTTAGGAAACCGCGTTGAAAGTCAAAACCGAAGGCCTTTCGACGATCATTCGCCCTATGCCGAAGAACGATCCTCTTGTGTTCCGCAGGCAAGGGAAGCATTTGACTTTACCGACGACTCATCAAATCAGTGGGGTAAGAAGGTCAGTAAGAAGGATAACGAATGGGAATGTGCAGGCTACGCTATATAA